agtagtaagagaaggagtagtaggagtagtaagaggaggagtagtagtaggagtagtagtagtagtagtggtaggagtagtagtagtagcagcagcagccactacacaccagcagtatataagcaaaaaacatGGAAGACGCTTTGAAAAAACCAATAAAACATTTAGTGGGAACAATCAATAAGTAAACCTAGTCCAAATATATGTGAACAGGTATATGGAGTTTGCATCTAGTAGTTTATTTAGTCTCAGGACCGAAAACATTTAATGTGTGCCAATTGTAAAACATCACATGCTTCCAGTTAATATGTGGACTAGCAATCAAGTCATAGGATCACAAGTGCTAATCGCTCTGGTGGTTCATATATATGTGAATAAAAGATGCTTTTAGAACATATGTGAAGAGATAATTATTGAATAATTAGTCTAAAAGGTTAGTCTCTAGATGACATGACTTAGCTATATAAGACAAGCTTATGGAACTTGCTCTTAGTGGTTGGGTGCATGGTGGACAGAAGAGTAGGACCAGCTAGTCTGCCGCCTCTTTTTATTTATTCTGTTGTGCCTCAATGAACTCGAAGGAAATGAATCGCGGGAGGCAAAGGATTGATCAGTTGAAGGCTTGAAGCATTTGGTGACGTGGATTTATAAAATCACGGAAAAATCTGCTAGGGGAGGGCCGGAGGGGTCCCTATTTAAGTATAGTAATAAGTTGGGAGCAAACCATGTGGTTAAGGTCGAGCCTATGCGCTTCCTTGTAATTAACTTGAAAATGAAATGTTTAGCACTAGGTTATTCTAAACACCTTGATGAATATTCATCCTAACATGCACTTACGTGTTTTTAGTTCCTACATTCCACACACCTATGTTTAGTCACCTCGttcatgtgttttttttaatACGTTTTCTCTGCTTGAAATCCATGAACCATAATGGATCATCCATTGCAAATTCATGATTTACATAGAAATAACCCACTGTCAGAGCCACACTATCCTTTTTGTGCAGTTGTGCTAAATATAAATGGATATTTTTTTTTCTCTGCACGAACACAGAAAACTCAGAAGAAGaagataaaaggaaaaaaaacacacTGAAACCCAATGTGGTGCGTATGGAACCATTTGGGCCCATAGCCAAACCTTCCCTGCAAACAACTAAATTGGGCTAAGCTCGCTGCATGCTGTTACTGGCCCATCAAAATAACCTTTCTCTCAAGCCTCGTCTCCAGAAGCCCAAAAGCATAATTTTCCCCTttcccttttcttcttctttttgatattttttttttctgtttcatTCAGTTTGGCATCAGAATCAGAAGAACTCCAACTTGCGTTGGCAACAGCGAAAAGCGGGCAGAGGGAGGGGAAGGGACGTGACGTGAGGCGGATCCAATCATCAATCCACCATCGTCACTGAGAGACGAAGGAAGAGAGCCTACGACTGACCCGATCGAGTTTCCGGAGGGACTTCCTCTCGAATCGCCCCAATCAAGACCCTAGTTGCCCCACGAACCGAGGATCCAAGATGAGTTTCCTGTTCGGGAAGCGGAAGACGCCCGCTGGTAAGGCCTTCTTTCCAATCCTCCTGAAAGATTCGCTGTGAAATTTGGTCCGATTGATTGGTCTAGTCGCGCAGCCTCTATGTTGGATGATGGGGTGTTCCTTAGAGATTCATAGACACCGACGATGTCTTGTGCTGGGCGAAACCATGGCCGAGCTTAGGGGGATTTGTTGGCACACTTTGAGCGGGGCGTGTAATCAGAGAGTGGTGCGAGCTCGGGATTTCAACGTAGGGGCTTCCGCTAGACTTGTAATATGCTGGAGTTGGGCTGGCAGCTAGTACTTTTTTAATTTTAGATCTGTTCAAGCTTTCGACCTCTTTCGATTATCGAATAAGATCAGCTTGTAATATACTGGATCGGTTTTGAGGGATAATAGTCACATCTTTAATGTTTTCCTTGAGGAAAAAATCTTTCATGTCTTCATTCCATTAAGATGGCCTTACATTTCCTACCTTATGACTTATGGTTTTGCTGCTTGTGGCTGTTTCTTTCATTAGAGCTGTTAAGAGAAAACAAGCGAATGCTGAACCGATCCATCAGGGAAATTGAGCGGGAGAGGCAAGGATTGCAGGCCCAGGAGAAAAAGCTCATCACTGAGATCAAGAAAACAGCTAAAGAAGGCCAGCAGATGGTATGAACTCTGCTATCTTTTGGAAGTTGGAAGTCATATTTTGATTCTGTTTCTATTATTTATCCAGCTTGATATTTGGAATGGTTGGAAGtcatctttttttttaaataatttcttttgGACAATAGCCTATATGTGAATTAACCTTCAACCATGATAAATCATATTTATACAACAGTTCCATGTGTGTGGGAACTGGGAACTTCAAGATATGTCCACCTATTTTCACTTTACCTAAAGACCTGTAAGTTTGGTTGACAGCCACATTTTGCCACAATGAACTCATGAAAATTTGACTTGCTTGTTGATTTGTTTGTTGACACACCAATTACATTTTCTTAGCCCCTGTGTCACTTGTCATAGGTCTGTTCCATTCCCATGCTTGCAAGACTCATAAATAGAACTTTAAGGTCAGATTAGGGGTCTAAAacttctattctaaattatatcAAGTATTTTATTTATACTTCATTCAATAGCGTAGCAATATTAACCTGACAATTCTTGCTGTCAATGTTTTCCATCTTCAATTTACAACACATAAACGTACACGGAAGTTCTGTGTGCATTGTTAGAATTTCATTCATTTTGCATGTAGTGTTTGTGTTCTAACTTTTTGTTACTGTTATAGGGAGCTGTCAAAGTAATGGCAAAAGATCTTATTCGTACCAGGCATCAGATAACAAAGTTCTACCAACTTAAATCTCAGCTCCAAGGAGTATCACATAAATCAGAGAGGGAGaggcagagggagagagagcgggaGATCACTGACTTGGCCACTATGCAGGGAGCCtggtcgtcggcgtgcgggggcgggacgccgggggccgggcgcggggcgccgggagccgggtgtgggcgggcgcgggcgcgggaccggcggcgtGGCTGGCGGCGGAAACCCGtgcgggcgcgggaccggcggcgtggccggcagcggaaaccctaggcgcgcgggggcgggcaccgggggccgggtgcgggacgccgtGGGCCGGGTGTGGGCGAGCAcgggcgcgggaccggcggcgtggccggcggcggaaaccctaggcgcgcggggcagcctgacggcgtcgggggaagaagacagcgcccatacaattttatgacattaaatgaaataaaatgaaaatattgtaaacataaaagttgtataactcatcgatatgtacaacttttattttggtcatcttgtcatgtgactttgtttaaatgattcaaattttgaaattcaaacaatttcaacttgaaacaatattttgaaagagtaaataatttcagatgaaaaacttatgaataccaaagttgtagaactcatcaatatgtacaacttttattttgatcatattttcatttgaccaaatttgaatagttgaaattttgaatttcactaaatggcattatgtctttggggagattcttttccacaacactgatcttcttaggaaagtctttgaatagcggcatctcatcgtagttattataagcttcaacatcatccatgccatcaactccaataatgtgttgtttcccggaggcaaccacgtgctttgtcttcttcttcggggggaggttactttgtgggtcagacatatagaaaacttgtgcgacacgtgaagcgagcacccaagggtcatcttggtagcctagattctcgaggtctaggactctcaatccaatctcgttcagtttgtgttgtttgatccaacggcatcggaacagggccaccgttatatcccttccatagtcaagttcccatatctcttcaatgatgccaaagtattggatcgttcgccctaatccatcgagagcctctattcgaacaccgctgttttggttcacatatttactatcctttgtgtgggtatagtacgtgtacccattgatgtcataagcattccaagatgtcacttgtctcgatggcccctccgccaacctactgatggtaatagagtctatggtttctccaggaggtatattttggtccttcaaccatgtagttagttgttgcttgtgttgtttcatgacccaatcatccgaacggccatttctctccgccataatgatagccaagtgttcatcaatatacggttgcatcagttgtgtactctgcaagacactgtaatgcgcccaactcacctctttgtaatcatggtcgatgaacacttttctaccactggtgcccttcccagtcagcctacccttgtgacgagaatcgggtttaccaatccctttctgtacttttagatactcttgatagcactcgacgacttcttcagtactgtaaccctctatcatggagccctctgggtatgctcaattatgcacgtatcgacttagaaccgacatgaaccgctcgtaggaccacatttcaagcaagtagcaagggccagacgcctgtatttgatgaaccatgtgaatcatgagatgtggcattatatcaaaaaaaaagtaggaggtaaacacatctccagttggttttctgtctccaccacaaatttatgtaggtcactcagctcttccttgccaatcgtcttctgtgagatcttcgaacagaagtagcacatgcgggtgacggccattttcaagaactctggctttatagccctaattgcaataggtagaaatactgtcagcatcacatggcaatcgtgagccttgcagtgtgttattgacaagtccttcatcgacactagcttcttcacatttgctgaaaacccagtcgggactttgatcccccttaggaaagtgcatatagctctattctcgtctggtgttaggttgaagcacgccgcggggagagtgtattttccattagccttaggtaccgggtgaagctgtggcatcacgtttagctgcaccatgtctttccgtgctgtcagaccatcctttgacttgcctgtgtccatcaaggtagcaatgagactctcaaagacattcttctacacgtgcatagcatcaatggcatgggggacctccaagtctggccaataaggaagatactgaaagaagatcgattgtttcttgaaaggtacgccttcgataggaggtgtgcttctatctctattcgtcccatccggattcttctttccatagacgacgcgtatgttttttaccattctgtacacgtgttctccgttatgacgtctctccagaggggtTTCAATCTCTGGGgggttgtcataaaatctaaagaacaatttgcttcagtacttgtgacttgtctttaagaagcgtcggttccttaggtaaactatcttcttggatgcatccaggtacacccatgtagtaccatccaagcaaaccaagcatcccgtcttccctttgatctgtgcagacaaagcaaacagcgcggggtaatcattggtagtaacaaatattattgctctacatatgaagtcctcctttcagaatgcatcatacatctgctccccatgcctccatagcctctccatttcttgcatcaagggctcgaggaacatgtctatatcaatgcctagttgtttagggctagaaataagaatagtgaggagaaggtactttctcttctgacacaaccatgttgggatgttgtacatggtcaagatcactggacatgtgctgtggtcgctcatcctctcattgaagggattcattccatcggtgttcaagccaaaccgtacattccttgggtcatcgctgaattatttgtgcttctcatcaaacctttgccacggactacaatcagccgggtgtgcaatcttatcatcatccaccttgtgctcatcatcccaccatgttatgagtgcggcttctttagggtttaggaagatacgtctcaagcggttggTCACTGGAGgattcgtccccaccgtaaaggtcattgttcttgtaccaccttttttgtacccttcttattcctctttttccccgtagagggttcgtccccaccataaaggtcattgttcttgtaccggctggccccacaccagggacatttatccagtgacttgaacgtttcgccacgaaaaagtatacagtggttggtgcatgcatggattttttcaacccccattgtcaatggacttatgaccttcttcgcttggtatgtgttggcgggaactgagtttggttgtggcagcacccatgacaggagatgcaatagatcattgaaactacagtctgaccagccgtacttagccttcaggatgagcagctcaagcatgaaacgtagcaatgtccaatgtgtcgaacaacccttttcaacaccatacacagtctccttcgatgcttttgtcaccctttccaaattttctagacctttcgggctatttagtaaactCTCTGGTCCAAggactcgaatcatgtcctccaaatcatcttcatccccgacacgtgctccaccatcattattggcaccaccttcgtcgttaccatcccaaccaccagcatcaccactttgttcattaccaaactcgaaatccattcatgcatcaagctctgctgaatattgggatagggattctatggtttcatcgtcgtattcctcctcatcctcgtcgttaacaataattgtttcaccatgatgaatccacactgtgtagtcctcaacaaatcctcgcataatcaaatgtgatctgatgatagtcacatctatctatgccatacggttcttgcaatctttacaggggcaaataattgtatccttattctctttcaatgtcgttgcatgcttctttgcggcttcaataaatttatccacctcttcacggaaacctgccttgaaccttaacgaaccatacatccaagagttcatgtactccatcttttacaacaacaacaaaacaaacattaaaggactatttattcagatatatataaaaatgaatcaaagtaataattacttgagaataattgtatatacttcagatatatatgaatataaatctaatataattacatgaagcatacaaacacaccatggtagaggaaatttaattaatggcccatttatccataaataattaaaatacatatttattgattacaataaacaattttaaagacaacatttagcaacaattatactttacccaatatctttcatacaaaccctagtccaatttcatcaaacataaatttacaaaaacaaaattaataaaaaaaccaaaccctagatctagatccacatgcacatgaaacatccataaaactaactaattgttcactaaaatcaagaaacatggaccaaataagggtatgatcttgttcccctccttaatttaccctagtacatttaaaacttgggtctaatttgcttcataagtagctcaagcaccatagaagagagagaaaaacaaaactctaattactcactaaccaaccattaaaacttcaaaaaaaagtatgaaatatcattttcttaccttctacaacctctccaccaaaggatttgagaccaaaaccttccccccttagtagagcaatttttgggaggtgcccaaggcctccccacctttctttcatgggttggagtgagtgacccgaggaggaagaaggttctGCAGCCTTTTTATATGtcggtcatttgtaggggcggttggtgattgagccgcccctacaaatcagagctatgtatacgggggcatttgtaggggcggctcaatcaccagccgcccctacaaatagcaactccaggggcggctggtgattgagccgcccctacaaatcagaccccatttgtaggagcggctcgtatcaccagccgcccctgctgttccatttgtaggggcggctggtgtctgggcacccgagcacgtcactgtaggggcggctccatcaccagccgtccctacaaaaaatcgaatcgttgctaaaaatcattttttacgtagtgatttGAGCTCAATTTCTGATCATGAACTTACAGTGCTATTGTTAACAATTAGTGATATATGCAATTTTGGGGTCAATGCATTGCTAAATGGACAGCTCCCTAAAACTATTTGTTTTTTCAGTGCAAAGCAACTCAGAGATGTGGTGTTGCCTGAAGTTTTGACATCAGAGAATGCTGACCTTGCGGAGGTACACTTGGCAATTTTTTTTGTTAGAACTCCATCGATAGAAAGTAAACAAATCCACGACTGTGATTAGTTACTTCCCTATTCTGTGTTGTTTTTGCACCTTAATTATAAGAAAGACACTAAGCTGTCTAGCTTCAAGATATTTCTTCCCTCATATTCTGGGAGCTGAAATACCTTTGTCAGTTCTTAGTTGGCATCTTCCCTTAAAGGTGGTTGTGTTCTTCCATCGCCATAGTCAGTGTGAGTGGTTAATGGCAATGTTACGTGTAATTCAAAAGAATCTCTTGGAATAACTGTAGAATCGCCACAGTATATACCGCCTGATGGCCAGGGCCGCCCCCCAGTGTCGGTCTCATTTGAAGTTGTATTGGCATGCATGTGAATACACTGTGCACTAGTACagagacgggctttactcccggtggggaaccccctctagtcccggttccccacccgggagcaagcatccgggactaaagggggggtcctttagtcccgggtgaggaaccgggactaaaggaggacctttagtcccggtgggtaacaccaaccgggactaaaggtgcctcctgacatgccacgatggccggcacctttagtcccggttggtaatacgaaccgggactaaaggtttttttcttttttcttttcttttcatttttttgttttcttttcaaaataggttttcgaagtcgtattgtacgctgctaattatacatttatacgcgcatatagtatgtttcggttcaagcacaatgaacgtattaaatcacacaattcaagcatagaaatatatatatatatatatatatatatatgcatgcatgcatcatatatatatttacatgcatgcatgcatatgtgtattttacattatattatttcatgtgcatatattacaaaagattgcattatagttgttgtgacataacaagtttcttctcatcctctagcttggcttcaatggcagtgttgggtcgaagtagaactcgcccttggaatcgatgacctgctcattaaaaaatccggctatagactcttgaattgctttgatttggtcttgccgtatgaccttttcctccaaccatcgagtctacaggtttgaattaaaggaaaataaattaatatatgtacatatatatatataaagacatagtaacacaatcaataataataattaaataaatatatagtgtatttttaacgtactttgagtctctctgtaggagttctttgggagaccaccttgataaacttgcaaacatagtaaccacagtagttgttcccctgttcctgcctcagacaccactttacgagaaaaagatttgtcatccaatctggtgatccggtgaaagctatatgtttaattaataaagatgatgcgattcaggggacttactttcaatgggattacattcagtggcgctttgcatttttccatgtgttgcttctcaataaaggttttccaaacactgcccaataaaaaatttgccacgtcatcagatatagttaatcatcatgtttgtgtgtatatatagttgctagagatcccgaaattacctctggataatatctatcatatcttggtagtcttgttgtggttttctcatcgagtcatatattatcaagtgacttttcaccagatcgatgtccatcaatatccagtgattgctgcatgtgtttataggatataacgcataacactcattaattaactagaatcaacatatgagccattaaggctatgatcgacatgattaacactcacttgaagttatagggaaagagtatatccttcttgtggcgttggttcactaagaag
This sequence is a window from Miscanthus floridulus cultivar M001 chromosome 10, ASM1932011v1, whole genome shotgun sequence. Protein-coding genes within it:
- the LOC136489289 gene encoding vacuolar protein sorting-associated protein 2 homolog 1-like, which produces MSFLFGKRKTPAELLRENKRMLNRSIREIERERQGLQAQEKKLITEIKKTAKEGQQMGAVKVMAKDLIRTRHQITKFYQLKSQLQGVSHKSERERQREREREITDLATMQGAWSSACGGGTPGAGRGAPGAGCGRARARDRRRGWRRKPVRARDRRRGRQRKP